A window from Dehalobacter sp. DCA encodes these proteins:
- the acsC gene encoding acetyl-CoA decarbonylase/synthase complex subunit gamma, translated as MAMSGLDIYKLTPKTNCKECGFPTCMAFAMKVAAGGVEISKCSHMSDDAMAKLSESTAPLMKIVTFGKGETECKLGGETVLFRHEKTFVNRNRFAVLLSDAMSQEQIDAKIANMKNVDYVRIGEEMRAEIAALQYVGNKDAYLALINKVKASSLKVAYMLVCADVSVLKDALELVKDELPIVFGANSNNYQEMVALVKELKLPLGLKAPSLAELYDLVENVQKLDYKELLLDIGNASAREAFTNAVQIRRTALKEQDRTFGYPSVAFVNELAKGDKFMEVALASLFTMKYGSLIVMDDMDYARALPLFGLRQNIYTDPQKPMRVEPEFYPINNPGDNSPVLITVDFALTYFVVSGEVERSKVPAWMGIPDAGGYSVLTAWAAGKFSGSVIAKFIKESGIESKTKCRKLIIPGKVAVLKGDIQDSLPNWEVIIGPDEAMHLPKFLRTMEGIN; from the coding sequence ATGGCAATGTCCGGATTGGATATCTATAAACTGACTCCCAAAACCAACTGTAAAGAATGTGGCTTTCCTACCTGTATGGCTTTTGCGATGAAGGTAGCAGCCGGTGGTGTAGAAATAAGCAAGTGCTCGCACATGAGTGATGATGCGATGGCAAAGCTCTCTGAGTCCACGGCTCCCCTGATGAAGATCGTGACTTTCGGCAAAGGAGAAACCGAATGTAAACTTGGCGGTGAAACTGTTCTTTTCCGTCACGAGAAAACTTTTGTCAACCGCAACAGATTTGCTGTACTGCTTTCCGATGCGATGTCCCAGGAACAAATCGATGCGAAAATCGCCAATATGAAAAACGTCGACTATGTCCGAATCGGCGAAGAAATGAGAGCTGAAATTGCTGCCCTACAGTATGTTGGCAACAAAGACGCTTATCTGGCTTTAATCAACAAAGTCAAAGCTTCCAGTTTAAAAGTAGCCTATATGCTGGTATGCGCCGATGTTTCCGTGCTGAAAGATGCTTTGGAACTGGTCAAAGATGAACTCCCGATCGTATTCGGTGCTAACAGCAACAACTATCAGGAAATGGTTGCTTTGGTCAAGGAGCTCAAACTGCCTCTCGGCTTAAAAGCACCCTCACTTGCTGAATTGTATGATCTGGTTGAAAATGTCCAGAAACTTGATTACAAAGAATTACTGCTGGATATCGGCAACGCTTCCGCACGTGAAGCTTTTACCAACGCTGTGCAGATCCGCAGAACAGCTTTAAAAGAACAAGACAGAACCTTTGGTTATCCTTCCGTAGCCTTTGTCAACGAGCTGGCCAAAGGCGACAAATTTATGGAGGTTGCTCTGGCCTCCCTGTTCACCATGAAATATGGTTCCCTTATTGTTATGGACGATATGGATTACGCCCGCGCTCTCCCGCTCTTCGGTTTAAGACAGAATATCTATACTGACCCGCAGAAACCGATGAGAGTTGAACCGGAATTCTATCCGATCAATAACCCTGGTGACAACTCACCTGTTTTGATTACGGTCGACTTTGCCCTGACTTACTTTGTTGTTTCCGGTGAAGTGGAAAGATCCAAAGTACCGGCCTGGATGGGAATCCCTGATGCCGGCGGTTACTCTGTACTGACAGCATGGGCCGCAGGCAAGTTTAGCGGCTCGGTCATTGCCAAATTCATTAAAGAGTCCGGCATTGAAAGCAAAACGAAATGCAGAAAGCTTATTATCCCTGGAAAAGTTGCCGTTCTGAAAGGTGACATCCAGGACAGTCTTCCTAACTGGGAAGTTATCATTGGTCCTGATGAAGCCATGCATCTTCCTAAATTCTTAAGGACGATGGAAGGCATTAACTGA
- the acsB gene encoding acetyl-CoA decarbonylase/synthase complex subunit alpha/beta, protein MNLYSTIFAGAKQALDTAAGYVEKAISLKGREHKVAFPDTAYSLSLIYAITGKKIGTLGELEGALDLVRSLIVEREQLREAENAGMAAAVSSEIIEALKYVVDEKPYEAPCMGFLTDAIIRGWGVGLVMDDIPGQAVIIGEFPDPESAAKVIKEYQAKGLLTFLVGKVIDQAIEGGVKVGLEFRVMPLGYNMTSVIHVVTVTIRAALIFGALTPGDWEEFKRYTYKRLKAFVNAVGPLSNYKVAAGAAAINLGFPVVTDQDVAEVPMKLITQKDYDKMAATSLEIRGIKIKITEIPIPVAFAAAFEGERIRKDAMFVEFGGSKTESWELVTQREASEIEDHKIVIIGDDIDTVQQVPGRMPLAVLVEVAGKSMHSDFEPVLERRIHYFMNYIEGIMHVGQRDATWIRISKDAYEKGFRLRHFGEVLYAKMLDEFGAVVDKCQVTIITDPDKVKEVKTQQVVPKYAARDERIASLTDESVDTFYTCILCQSFALSPVCLVTPERLGLCGAVSWLDSKATFELDPTGPCQPINKGPVDDPVKGIWQEVNKTVERHSQGALSQITLYSLLEDPMTSCGCFECIAGIMPEANGIVIVNREFSGVSPVGMTFGELASMTGGGVQTPGFMGHGRQFISSKKFISAEGGPGRIVWMPKELKEFVADRLNATAKEVYGIDNFVDMICDETIASESEAVLEYLSERGHPALTMDPLM, encoded by the coding sequence ATGAATTTATATAGCACCATATTTGCAGGCGCCAAGCAAGCTCTCGATACTGCTGCCGGATATGTTGAAAAAGCAATCTCCTTAAAAGGAAGAGAGCATAAAGTTGCTTTTCCGGATACCGCTTACTCCCTGTCCCTTATTTATGCCATTACCGGCAAAAAAATAGGCACCCTGGGAGAACTTGAAGGTGCTTTAGACCTTGTCAGAAGCCTTATTGTGGAAAGAGAACAGCTTCGAGAAGCAGAGAATGCCGGTATGGCAGCTGCTGTCTCTTCCGAAATTATTGAAGCTTTAAAGTATGTCGTGGACGAAAAGCCCTATGAAGCTCCGTGCATGGGTTTTTTGACGGATGCGATTATCCGCGGTTGGGGTGTTGGTCTCGTAATGGACGATATCCCGGGGCAAGCGGTTATCATTGGTGAGTTTCCGGACCCCGAATCAGCCGCCAAAGTCATCAAAGAATACCAAGCTAAAGGGCTTTTAACCTTCCTTGTCGGTAAAGTCATCGATCAGGCCATTGAAGGCGGGGTCAAAGTAGGACTTGAGTTCAGGGTCATGCCTTTAGGTTATAACATGACCTCTGTAATCCACGTCGTTACGGTAACCATCCGCGCTGCTTTAATCTTTGGAGCCTTGACCCCTGGCGACTGGGAAGAATTCAAGCGTTATACCTATAAAAGATTGAAAGCTTTTGTCAATGCAGTAGGACCTTTAAGCAATTACAAAGTTGCTGCAGGCGCAGCTGCGATTAACCTCGGCTTCCCGGTTGTAACCGACCAGGATGTTGCCGAAGTCCCGATGAAGCTTATCACTCAAAAAGATTACGATAAAATGGCTGCAACTTCCCTTGAGATCAGAGGCATTAAGATAAAGATCACAGAAATTCCGATTCCGGTTGCTTTTGCTGCTGCTTTTGAAGGAGAGAGAATCAGAAAAGATGCTATGTTTGTTGAATTCGGCGGCAGCAAAACAGAGTCCTGGGAGCTTGTTACGCAAAGAGAAGCCAGTGAGATTGAGGATCATAAGATTGTGATCATTGGTGACGATATTGACACCGTGCAGCAGGTCCCCGGAAGAATGCCTCTGGCAGTACTCGTCGAAGTAGCCGGCAAGAGCATGCATTCAGATTTTGAGCCGGTTCTGGAAAGAAGAATCCACTATTTTATGAACTATATTGAAGGCATCATGCACGTCGGCCAGAGAGACGCCACCTGGATCCGTATCAGCAAGGATGCTTACGAAAAAGGCTTCAGACTACGCCATTTTGGTGAAGTGCTGTATGCCAAGATGCTGGACGAGTTTGGTGCAGTCGTCGACAAATGTCAGGTCACGATTATTACTGATCCTGACAAAGTCAAAGAAGTGAAAACCCAGCAGGTTGTTCCCAAATATGCAGCAAGAGACGAGCGTATTGCCAGTTTGACTGATGAAAGTGTCGACACTTTTTATACCTGTATTCTCTGCCAGTCCTTTGCCCTATCCCCTGTGTGCCTTGTTACACCGGAAAGACTAGGATTATGCGGCGCCGTAAGCTGGCTTGATTCCAAAGCTACTTTTGAGCTCGATCCAACCGGTCCTTGTCAGCCAATTAACAAAGGTCCTGTTGATGATCCTGTCAAAGGTATCTGGCAAGAAGTCAACAAAACCGTGGAACGGCACTCCCAAGGCGCTTTGAGCCAGATTACGCTGTACAGTTTACTGGAAGATCCGATGACTTCCTGCGGCTGCTTTGAATGTATTGCTGGCATTATGCCGGAAGCCAACGGCATTGTCATTGTGAACAGAGAGTTCTCCGGCGTATCTCCGGTAGGCATGACATTCGGCGAACTGGCTTCCATGACAGGCGGCGGCGTTCAGACTCCTGGATTTATGGGACATGGCAGACAGTTTATTTCCTCTAAGAAGTTCATCTCAGCTGAAGGCGGTCCCGGACGTATTGTCTGGATGCCGAAAGAACTCAAGGAATTCGTTGCTGACAGACT
- a CDS encoding amidohydrolase family protein produces MIKSILIDTHVHLALDGIAFQEARLQHKDNPNSTIITNFLRKYKKMGICALRDGGDNLNVSLLARELALEEGMILRTPGFAIYKQGCYGSFLGKPVADMADFKNVFKKLLASNPDHLKILLTGLVDFNQFGKVDGSHFSYDEMYYMIQTAKDQDLPVMVHTNSAEAVGIAVKAGANTIEHGYFLTENELQLMLEHDTIWIPTLAPLGNLIVSKDSRFTDQLPNIARIYDAQKAQVKKAFELGVKIAVGSDAGSYGVSHGKGFYDEVGHMVMTGISKHAILELATANGIDALNLNNKELDYIFQAKKSVELRNYDEDSSDLL; encoded by the coding sequence GTGATTAAAAGCATATTGATTGACACCCATGTTCATTTGGCTTTGGATGGAATAGCTTTTCAAGAGGCACGTCTGCAGCACAAAGATAACCCCAATTCAACTATAATTACCAATTTCCTTAGAAAATATAAAAAGATGGGCATTTGTGCACTGCGCGACGGAGGAGACAACTTAAATGTATCTCTTCTGGCCAGAGAACTGGCCCTTGAAGAAGGAATGATTCTCCGGACCCCTGGTTTTGCGATCTACAAACAAGGATGCTACGGCAGTTTCTTAGGCAAGCCGGTCGCCGATATGGCTGATTTCAAAAATGTTTTTAAAAAGCTGCTTGCGTCAAATCCTGATCATCTTAAGATACTACTTACCGGACTTGTAGATTTTAATCAATTCGGGAAAGTTGACGGCTCACATTTCAGTTATGATGAAATGTACTACATGATACAGACGGCAAAGGATCAAGACCTTCCCGTAATGGTCCACACTAATTCGGCAGAAGCAGTTGGTATCGCTGTGAAAGCCGGTGCAAATACAATTGAGCATGGTTATTTTCTGACAGAAAATGAATTGCAGCTGATGCTGGAACACGATACTATCTGGATTCCTACGTTAGCACCTTTGGGAAACCTGATTGTTTCAAAAGACAGCCGCTTTACAGACCAATTGCCGAATATTGCCCGGATCTATGATGCGCAGAAAGCTCAGGTCAAAAAAGCCTTTGAATTAGGCGTAAAAATCGCCGTTGGCAGCGATGCGGGGTCATACGGGGTATCCCACGGAAAAGGTTTCTATGATGAAGTTGGTCACATGGTTATGACAGGAATAAGCAAACACGCCATTTTGGAGCTGGCCACTGCAAACGGAATCGACGCTTTAAATCTCAATAATAAAGAATTAGATTATATTTTCCAAGCAAAAAAATCGGTTGAGTTGAGGAATTATGATGAAGACAGTAGTGATTTGCTGTAA
- a CDS encoding ATP-binding protein: protein MGKTIAVAGKGGTGKTTITGLLIDYLVKNKQGPVLAVDADANANLNEVLGETIEVTLGEIREEVNLRETMRDGFPGGMTKAQYLQYQLNTSITEGNGYDLLVMGRSEGKGCYCFVNGILREQLDKVSDKYRYVVIDNEAGMEHLSRGTARNIDILILVSDCSRRGVQAVGRINKLVKELGLKVAQQYLIINKAPDGKLNEGIIEEISLQGLELLGIIALDPLIYAYDSQGKALVNLPDDSLSKRAIKDICQIIGL, encoded by the coding sequence ATGGGAAAAACGATTGCGGTAGCAGGTAAAGGCGGAACCGGAAAAACAACCATTACTGGACTTCTGATCGATTACCTTGTAAAAAACAAGCAAGGACCTGTACTTGCTGTCGATGCAGATGCCAATGCCAACTTGAATGAAGTGCTGGGAGAAACAATTGAAGTTACGCTTGGCGAAATCAGAGAAGAAGTCAACTTGAGAGAAACCATGCGCGATGGTTTTCCCGGAGGAATGACCAAAGCCCAGTATCTTCAGTACCAGCTGAATACCTCGATCACCGAAGGAAATGGATATGACCTCCTCGTCATGGGAAGGTCCGAAGGTAAAGGCTGTTACTGTTTCGTCAATGGGATTTTGCGGGAACAGCTTGATAAGGTCTCTGATAAATACAGATATGTTGTGATTGACAATGAAGCCGGCATGGAGCACTTAAGCCGCGGAACAGCAAGAAACATTGATATTTTGATTCTCGTCAGCGACTGTTCGCGCCGCGGTGTTCAGGCGGTAGGCCGTATTAACAAGCTGGTCAAAGAACTAGGTTTAAAAGTAGCTCAACAATATTTAATTATCAATAAAGCCCCGGATGGGAAATTAAACGAGGGAATTATTGAAGAAATCTCCTTGCAGGGGTTGGAACTGCTGGGAATCATTGCCCTGGATCCATTGATATATGCGTATGATTCTCAGGGAAAAGCCTTGGTTAATTTGCCTGATGACAGTTTATCAAAACGGGCAATTAAAGATATCTGCCAAATAATTGGTTTATAA
- a CDS encoding methyltetrahydrofolate cobalamin methyltransferase, which yields MIIIGEKINGTIPIVKKAIEERDANFIRQRAIDQTNDGAHYLDVSASTSPDVEVETLKWLMDIVQDAVDTPLCIDSPNPRAIEAVFKYAKRPGLINSVSMEGDKCDVIFPLIKGTTWEVIALTCDNDGIPKNIDTRVRIAKQMVEEAAKYDITPDRMHVDPLVIALSTDNNSMYSFNESMTRIKEMYPTIKITSGLSNISFGMPLRKVVNQNFLALATFFGMDSAIMDPCSRDMIATLLATEALMGKDKNCRKFSTAFRQGKIGPVK from the coding sequence ATGATTATTATTGGTGAAAAAATCAATGGTACAATCCCTATCGTGAAAAAAGCGATTGAAGAGAGAGATGCTAACTTTATCCGCCAGCGTGCGATTGACCAGACCAATGACGGCGCCCACTACCTAGATGTCAGTGCCAGCACATCACCTGATGTTGAAGTGGAAACACTGAAATGGCTAATGGATATTGTTCAGGATGCCGTTGACACTCCGCTCTGTATTGACAGCCCGAATCCGCGTGCGATTGAAGCCGTTTTTAAATATGCCAAGAGACCGGGACTTATCAATTCCGTTTCCATGGAAGGCGACAAATGCGATGTCATTTTCCCGTTGATTAAGGGAACGACTTGGGAAGTCATTGCGCTAACTTGCGACAATGACGGAATTCCCAAAAACATTGACACCAGAGTTAGAATTGCAAAGCAAATGGTTGAGGAAGCTGCTAAATATGATATTACTCCTGACAGGATGCATGTCGACCCCTTGGTTATTGCTTTGTCTACTGATAACAATTCCATGTACTCCTTTAATGAAAGCATGACAAGAATCAAAGAAATGTACCCGACAATCAAAATCACTTCCGGTTTGAGCAACATCTCTTTCGGAATGCCTTTAAGAAAAGTTGTCAACCAGAACTTCCTTGCCCTGGCTACTTTCTTTGGTATGGATTCAGCGATTATGGATCCCTGCAGCAGAGATATGATTGCAACCCTGCTCGCAACTGAAGCATTAATGGGCAAAGACAAGAACTGCAGAAAGTTCAGCACCGCTTTCAGACAAGGCAAAATTGGTCCTGTGAAATAA
- a CDS encoding ATP-binding protein — protein MKIAITGKGGVGKTTFAAILSRLYAAEGYRVLAVDADPDANLALALGFPDEIISKIVPIAEMKELIAERTSTPTDSFSKMFKLNPQVDDIPDKYCTCCNGVNLLTMGTVESGGSGCVCPEHVLLKRLTSHLVLQNKDVVVMDMEAGIEHLGRGTAQGVNTFIVVVEPGARSLQTYHKIKKLASDIGIPKIYAVGNKIKNDSDKAYILENIDPEACLGFISYNVDVVNSDRPDQSPFMNSKIVEEVKAIKVKLDALI, from the coding sequence ATGAAGATAGCAATTACAGGTAAAGGTGGCGTCGGAAAAACAACTTTTGCAGCAATTCTAAGCAGGCTGTATGCAGCGGAAGGCTACCGGGTTCTGGCAGTTGATGCCGATCCTGATGCCAATCTGGCTTTGGCCCTTGGTTTTCCTGACGAGATTATTTCCAAGATCGTGCCGATTGCCGAAATGAAAGAACTGATTGCAGAAAGAACAAGTACCCCGACCGATTCCTTTAGTAAAATGTTCAAATTAAATCCTCAGGTAGATGATATCCCGGACAAATACTGTACCTGCTGCAACGGTGTAAATCTGTTGACGATGGGTACCGTCGAAAGCGGCGGCAGCGGCTGCGTTTGCCCGGAACATGTCCTGTTGAAAAGACTTACTTCTCATTTAGTCCTGCAAAATAAAGATGTTGTCGTTATGGATATGGAAGCCGGGATTGAGCATCTCGGCAGAGGAACAGCCCAGGGTGTGAATACCTTTATTGTGGTCGTTGAGCCCGGAGCCAGGAGTCTCCAGACGTACCACAAGATTAAGAAATTGGCTTCCGATATCGGCATACCTAAAATTTATGCTGTGGGCAACAAGATCAAAAACGATTCGGATAAAGCGTATATCCTGGAAAATATCGATCCTGAAGCCTGCTTGGGCTTTATCTCTTACAACGTAGACGTCGTCAATTCTGACCGGCCAGATCAGTCTCCCTTCATGAACAGCAAGATTGTTGAGGAAGTCAAAGCAATTAAAGTTAAGCTCGATGCTTTGATCTAG
- the acsD gene encoding acetyl-CoA decarbonylase/synthase complex subunit delta yields the protein MAFKTSVQKYSGSICNLELGTGENTLALGGQNVFPFYSFDGDTGSGTKIGLEILDVYPENWVKGLKELYGSVVGNTVEWAKYVEEKFAPDFICLRFEGADPNGLNKSVEECATLAKEVANAVKLPLVIAGTQNYEKDLKLFEKVAEELEGKNVLLLSAVEDNYKTVAAAGVTAYKHKVAAESSVDINLAKQLNILINQLEVKNENIVMNVGTAPVGYGFEYVASTIDRIRLAALGQNDKTLQMPIITPVAFDTWDVKESASTEEDSPEWGCQEERGIAMEVSTAASVIAVGSDAVVLRHPRSAETIRAFVNNLK from the coding sequence GTGGCTTTTAAAACCTCAGTCCAAAAGTATAGTGGAAGCATTTGCAACTTGGAATTAGGGACAGGGGAAAACACCTTAGCGCTCGGTGGACAGAATGTGTTTCCGTTTTACAGTTTTGACGGTGATACCGGTAGCGGTACAAAGATTGGTTTAGAAATTCTTGATGTTTACCCGGAAAATTGGGTAAAAGGCCTTAAAGAGCTTTATGGTTCGGTTGTTGGAAATACTGTAGAATGGGCCAAATATGTGGAAGAAAAATTTGCACCTGATTTCATTTGCTTACGGTTTGAAGGCGCAGATCCGAACGGCCTAAATAAATCCGTTGAAGAATGTGCCACTCTGGCTAAGGAAGTTGCTAATGCTGTTAAACTGCCTCTTGTTATTGCCGGGACACAAAATTATGAGAAAGACCTTAAATTATTTGAGAAAGTAGCCGAAGAGCTGGAAGGTAAAAATGTCCTTCTGTTATCCGCTGTTGAAGATAACTATAAGACTGTTGCTGCAGCCGGCGTAACAGCTTATAAACATAAAGTAGCTGCTGAGTCCTCGGTTGACATCAACCTGGCTAAGCAATTAAACATTTTAATCAACCAACTGGAAGTCAAAAACGAAAATATCGTAATGAATGTCGGGACCGCACCTGTCGGTTATGGTTTTGAGTATGTCGCTTCAACCATTGACAGAATCAGACTGGCCGCTTTGGGTCAAAATGATAAAACCTTACAGATGCCGATTATTACACCGGTTGCTTTTGATACGTGGGACGTTAAAGAGTCTGCCTCTACAGAGGAAGATTCTCCGGAATGGGGCTGCCAGGAAGAGCGTGGAATTGCCATGGAGGTTTCCACCGCCGCCAGTGTTATCGCCGTCGGTTCTGATGCTGTTGTTCTGCGTCATCCGCGTTCAGCAGAGACGATCCGTGCTTTCGTGAATAACCTGAAATAA
- the acsE gene encoding carbon monoxide dehydrogenase/acetyl-CoA synthase methytransferase subunit: MDRFLVIGERIHCISPVIRQAIADRNPAPILQRAKEQLDAGAVYLDLNIGPAERDGEEVMAWAVQLLQNEFDNVPICLDTANKKAIEAGIRVYNRSKGKPIINSADAGPRLGLLEVAAANDAMAIALCAKDGIPSDVEERITYCTEMLEKAMMLGIDPMDLLFDPLFLVIKGMQEKAPEVLETIRQITEMGLRTNAGLSNVSNGAPKHVRPIIDATYCAMAMQCGLTAAIVNPCDHRLMETIKTCDMIKGNMLYADSYLEL, from the coding sequence ATGGATAGATTTTTAGTCATTGGTGAAAGAATCCACTGTATTTCTCCGGTCATTCGGCAGGCCATCGCTGACCGTAATCCTGCCCCGATTCTCCAGAGGGCTAAAGAACAGCTTGATGCCGGCGCTGTTTACCTCGACCTGAATATTGGACCTGCTGAAAGAGACGGCGAAGAAGTCATGGCCTGGGCCGTTCAGCTTCTGCAGAATGAATTTGATAATGTTCCGATTTGTTTGGATACAGCCAATAAAAAAGCAATTGAAGCCGGTATCAGAGTCTACAACCGTTCCAAAGGCAAACCGATTATCAATTCTGCCGATGCCGGTCCGAGACTGGGGCTCTTAGAAGTCGCCGCCGCCAACGATGCCATGGCTATTGCCCTGTGTGCTAAAGACGGCATTCCTTCTGACGTTGAAGAGCGCATCACCTACTGCACCGAAATGCTGGAAAAAGCAATGATGCTCGGTATCGACCCGATGGATCTCTTATTTGACCCGCTGTTTCTGGTCATCAAGGGCATGCAGGAAAAAGCACCGGAAGTCCTTGAGACCATTCGCCAGATCACGGAAATGGGTCTCAGAACCAATGCTGGATTAAGCAATGTCTCCAATGGTGCTCCAAAACATGTCCGTCCGATCATTGACGCCACCTATTGTGCAATGGCCATGCAATGCGGTCTGACTGCAGCCATTGTAAACCCTTGCGACCACAGGCTTATGGAGACAATCAAAACCTGTGACATGATTAAAGGCAATATGTTATATGCCGATTCCTACCTGGAGCTATGA
- the cooS gene encoding anaerobic carbon-monoxide dehydrogenase catalytic subunit, with protein sequence MDEKLLDETTLSVDLATQELYVKARNDGSETLWDRKAALKNQCGFGEQGVCCRICTMGPCRVSPIPGKGVQKGICGATADVIASRHYARMVAGGSSAHSDHGRHIAHVLHMASPDGDYQIRDEKKLLNVAARWGVATEGKDIYQVAHEVAEAALNDFGKPFGSMVIPPSITKQRLKVWENNDILPDAIDKEVVSIMHATHMGCTADAESMINLSMRTSLTDGWGGSYIGTEFSDIIFGTPMPREIEANMGVIEKNMVNIVLHGHEPSLSEMIVVAADDPELKALAKSVGAEGINLVGICCTGNEVAMRHGIKIAGNFNQQELAIVTGAVEAMIVDVQCIFPALANLAQCYHTKFITTSRLAKIKDAVHIEFDENNAYECAKRIIRKAVENYTNRKHEKISIPTHKSTGTIGYSNQAIIGQLDRVVNSYTHKPGTFEPLAQCLVSGVLRGAAGVVGCNNPKVKGDHSHIEIIKKMLANDVIVVVTGCAAQAAAKAGLLSKDAVKYCGVGLQKVCELADIPPVLHMGSCVDNSRILELVGEVAKILGLDMSELPVVGAAPEWMSEKAVAIGTYVVSSGIDTFLGVVPPVTGSPEVTDILTNRLEDWVGAKFYFETDPAVAAEKMLARIEEKRAKVEALNVQRMNVTDYDDLAPAGF encoded by the coding sequence ATGGACGAAAAATTACTGGACGAAACAACACTGTCAGTAGATTTAGCTACTCAAGAACTTTACGTCAAGGCCCGAAATGACGGTTCTGAAACACTCTGGGACAGAAAGGCCGCTCTCAAAAACCAATGTGGTTTTGGTGAGCAAGGTGTATGCTGCCGGATTTGTACCATGGGTCCTTGCCGCGTCAGCCCGATTCCAGGAAAAGGCGTTCAAAAAGGTATTTGCGGCGCCACTGCGGATGTTATTGCTTCCAGGCATTATGCCCGAATGGTAGCAGGCGGTTCATCTGCACACTCCGATCACGGCAGACATATTGCCCATGTACTTCATATGGCAAGTCCGGACGGAGATTATCAAATCCGTGACGAGAAAAAACTGCTGAATGTTGCAGCCAGATGGGGTGTGGCTACAGAAGGCAAAGATATCTACCAGGTTGCCCATGAAGTTGCTGAAGCAGCTCTGAATGATTTTGGCAAGCCTTTTGGTTCAATGGTTATTCCGCCAAGTATTACTAAACAAAGATTAAAAGTCTGGGAAAATAATGATATCCTCCCCGATGCTATTGACAAAGAAGTTGTATCGATTATGCATGCTACACATATGGGCTGTACCGCTGATGCTGAAAGTATGATCAATCTTTCTATGCGGACATCTTTGACCGACGGTTGGGGCGGTTCCTATATCGGTACTGAATTCAGCGATATTATCTTTGGAACCCCGATGCCGAGAGAAATCGAAGCCAACATGGGTGTTATTGAGAAAAACATGGTGAACATTGTCTTGCATGGTCATGAACCCAGTTTATCGGAAATGATCGTTGTTGCCGCTGATGACCCTGAGCTGAAGGCTCTGGCCAAGAGTGTCGGCGCAGAGGGAATCAACCTGGTCGGCATTTGCTGTACCGGCAATGAAGTCGCGATGCGTCACGGCATTAAAATTGCCGGGAATTTCAATCAGCAGGAGCTCGCGATTGTTACCGGTGCCGTTGAAGCCATGATTGTGGACGTTCAATGTATCTTCCCTGCCCTGGCCAACCTGGCTCAATGTTACCATACCAAATTTATCACAACCTCAAGACTTGCCAAAATTAAAGACGCCGTTCATATTGAATTTGATGAGAACAACGCCTATGAATGCGCAAAGAGAATAATTCGGAAAGCAGTAGAGAACTATACAAACAGAAAGCACGAAAAAATTTCCATCCCAACACATAAATCAACCGGCACGATCGGTTACAGCAACCAGGCTATTATTGGCCAGTTGGACCGCGTTGTCAATTCTTATACGCATAAGCCAGGCACGTTTGAACCATTGGCGCAATGCTTAGTCTCTGGTGTATTAAGAGGCGCAGCCGGTGTCGTCGGCTGCAATAACCCGAAGGTGAAAGGTGACCACAGCCATATCGAAATTATTAAAAAGATGCTCGCCAATGACGTCATTGTTGTTGTTACCGGCTGTGCGGCTCAGGCTGCTGCCAAAGCTGGTCTCTTAAGCAAAGATGCCGTCAAGTATTGCGGAGTAGGATTACAAAAAGTATGCGAACTGGCCGATATTCCTCCTGTTCTGCATATGGGTTCCTGTGTTGACAACAGCCGTATCCTTGAACTGGTTGGTGAAGTAGCCAAGATTCTGGGACTCGATATGAGCGAACTGCCGGTTGTCGGCGCAGCTCCGGAATGGATGTCCGAAAAAGCTGTCGCCATCGGTACCTACGTGGTAAGCTCCGGAATCGATACCTTTCTAGGCGTTGTTCCTCCGGTAACCGGAAGCCCGGAAGTTACGGATATCCTGACAAACAGACTGGAAGACTGGGTAGGGGCAAAATTCTACTTTGAAACAGATCCGGCTGTAGCCGCAGAAAAAATGCTGGCCAGAATTGAAGAAAAGAGAGCCAAAGTCGAAGCGCTTAACGTTCAGAGAATGAATGTTACCGACTATGACGATTTAGCTCCTGCCGGCTTTTAA